One Rhizoctonia solani chromosome 3, complete sequence genomic region harbors:
- a CDS encoding integral peroxisomal membrane peroxin protein, producing the protein MPTAPTSPREILESNGKLLSNRDALSIQITTANFRRFVSRSGPVFWFQDRVEEIVLWKRGWCYTIAWGFVYSFMCIYPRMLLILPQLVLLAIMLINYPGSHNRRPGSPSAKGISDSPTRPSPQLIAPEGSSEWYANLQAIQNLMGAISDVHELAVTVVPYLTWATPATRSILYMTIMTLPIGFLPISPQQIFLGGGLSLLCIMHPFFQNLLPGIVAQITPAMRVIWERLLDDLRMEERHVEARGGFRVELRLPGFRTMHIPATLKSILGVDSSEKVPAQYPIPEPDEERMLEVELFENERWVAGSGWKATNLRTGERRGFTRGRDGWSAGDVKGLDYGNVSSNLTFDLSPGWRFVETEDWRIDWVGSWIACGSDSDGWVYTNDSWLNPKPFPPNELVQTTSSAAANALGPGVTRRRRWRRRIYRVNV; encoded by the exons ATGCCTACCGCCCCGACATCGCCTCGAGAGATCTTGGAGAGTAATGGAAAACTACTTTCCAACCGTGACGCACTGTCTATTCAGATCACCACTGCCAACTTTCGTCGCTTTGTCTCTAGGAGCGGGCCGGTATTTTGGTTCCAGGACCGCGTGGAAGAGATAGTCCTATGGAAGCGGGGATGGTGCTACACAATTGCATGGGGTTTTGTATACTCATTTATGT GTATATACCCTCGAATGctgttgattttacctcagTTGGTATTATTGGCCATCATGTTGATCAATTACCCTGGAAGTCATAACCGACGACCAGGCTCCCCCAGCGCCAAAGGGATCAGCGACAGCCCAACTCGCCCAAGCCCTCAACTTATAGCACCTGAAGGAAGCTCGGAATGGTATGCAAATTTGCAAGCCATCCAGAACCTCATGGGCGCTATATCGGACGTGCACGAATTAGCTGTTACTGTTGTTCCCTACCTGACTTGGGCAACTCCTGCAACTCGGTCAATACTGTACATGACTATCATGACTCTCCCAATCGGATTTTTGCCAATATCACCACAACAAATCTTTCTCGGAGGCGGACTTAGTCTTTTGTGTATAATGCACCCGTTTTTCCAGAATCTTCTCCCGGGAATCGTCGCTCAAATAACACCTGCTATGCGTGTAATCTGGGAGAGGTTATTGGACGATCTCAGAATGGAAGAACGCCACGTTGAAGCGCGAGGAGGTTTTCGTGTCGAGTTACGTCTACCTGGTTTTCGAACAATGCATATACCAGCTACCCTAAAATCCATTTTGGGAGTTGACTCGTCGGAGAAGGTGCCAGCTCAGTATCCTATTCCAGAACCGGACGAAGAGCGCATGCTCGAGGTCGAGTTGTTTGAAAACGAGCGGTGGGTGGCAGGCTCCGGATGGAAAGCAACGAATCTTCGGACGGGAGAACGGCGAGGGTTTACTAGGGGTAGAGATGGATGGAGCGCGGGAGATGTGAAGGGGCTGGACTATGGAAATGTCAg CAGTAATCTAACATTCGACCTGAGCCCAGGATGGAGGTTCGTCGAGACAGAGGACTGGAGGATCGACTGGGTAGGCTCGTGGATAGCGTGCGGTTCTGATAGTG ACGGATGGGTCTATACCAATGATTCATGGCTGAACCCAAAGCCATTCCCGCCCAACGAGCTCGTTCAAACCACTTCTAGTGCCGCGGCCAATGCCTTGGGTCCTGGAGTGACTAGGAGAAGAAGATGGAGAAGACGGATATACCGCGTCAATGTCTAG
- a CDS encoding asparaginase yields the protein MSKKGSDENLVEKPNLAAHTLKGEPGPVLVIHGGAGLLLKKNSTPAQRELYKEALRKALVTGNDVLKSGGQAMDAAVAAVTVLEDCPLFNAGHGAVFNAAGKASRYRVILNELEASIMLSHPPPSHPSVPASRKGFSLTLLTRAKNPSQMVRALYLEPTLAPHAFLSGAAAEEIGHQVGQELVDPSYYWTEHRWREHRRGLGLPETPLPGEPSKGIPYPPLDQLPTGTVGAVALDVNGHIACCTSTGGKTNKLVGRIGDTPSMGSGYWAEKWSEPRKGLWAKVLQAFGRDKTTIRAVGISGTGDGDTYQYFIREATAVTLARRMRYQGQSLKSAAQKVVEDLREVGGMGGVIALDNLGNEYGKFTILCQVAMPMNSTGMYRGVIDSRGEPKVAIFDDDTLE from the exons ATGTCCAAGAAAGGATCTGACGAAAACCTAGTGGAGAAACCAAACCTCGCTGCGCACACCCTCAAAGGAGAGCCTGGGCCAGTGCTAGTAATTCATGGTG GTGCTGGACTACTACTCAAGAAGAA TTCGACGCCAGCTCAAAGGGAGCTATATAAAGAGGCTCTTAGGAAAGCACTCGTTACCGGAAACGATGTCTTGAAGTCTGGTGGACAAGCGATGGATGCTGCTGTGGCAGCAGTCACCGTATTGGAAG ACTGTCCGCTGTTTAATGCTGGACACGGAGCGGTCTTCAATGCTGCGGGAAAGGCAAGTCGTTATCGTGTAATACTG AACGAACTTGAAGCCTCTATAATGCTTTCTCATCCACCTCCTTCCCATCCATCTGTTCCGGCCTCGCGCAAGGGTTTCTCACTGACACTCCTTACGCGGGCCAAAAACCCATCTCAGATGGTTCGGGCGCTCTATTTAGAGCCCACTCTTGCCCCGCATGCATTCCTCTCGGGAGCTGCTGCAGAAGAAATAGGTCATCAGGTGGGCCAAGAGCTCGTCGATCCATCCTACTACTGGACAGAGCATCGGTGGCGCGAACACCGGCGCGGACTGGGTCTTCCCGAGACGCCGCTCCCTGGAGAGCCAAGTAAAGGCATACCATACCCGCCACTCGACCAGCTACCTACCGGGACTGTGGGCGCTGTGGCTTTGGATGTCAATGGGCATATAGCCTGCTGCACAAGCACCGGTGGTAAGACCAATAAGCTTGTTGGACGTATTGGCGACACACCTAGTATGGGCTCTGGCTATTGGGCTGAAAAATGGTCTGAGCCCAGGAAAGGACTTTGGGCCAAAGTTCTTCAAGCTTTCGGGAGGGATAAGACTACGATTAGGGCGGTAGGCATCTCGGGAACCGGTGACGGAGAC ACGTATCAGTACTTTATCAGGGAGGCAACAGCAGTGACGCTAGCAAGGCGAATGAGGTATCAGGGACAAAGTTTGAAGAGCGCTGCGCAAAAAGTGGTAGAAGACCTCCGAGAAGTGGGTGGCATGGGTGGAGTTATTGCGTTAGATAACCTCGGAAATG AGTACGGTAAATTTACTATCCTTTGTCAAGTTGCAATGCCCATGAACAGCACTGGAATGTATAGAGG GGTGATCGATAGTAGGGGCGAGCCAAAGGTCGCGATATTCGATGACGATACTCTCGAGTAA